One Mycolicibacterium sarraceniae genomic window carries:
- a CDS encoding (2Z,6E)-farnesyl diphosphate synthase, which translates to MEIIPPRLKDPAYRLYEMRLRQELARSKSQLPRHIAVLCDGNRRWARDAGHDDVAYGYLMGAAKIAEMLRWCAESGIEMATVYLLSTENLQRDPDELSSLIEIITDVVEQICAPANRWSVRTVGDLELLGEEPAKRLRDAVDSTASLAAAASFHVNVAVGYGGRQEIVDAVRALLSKQLANGASAEKLIEAVTIDGISENLYTSGQPDPDLVIRTSGEQRLSGFLLWQSAYSEMWFTEAHWPAFRKVDFLRALRAYSRRHRRFGM; encoded by the coding sequence GTGGAGATCATTCCGCCTCGCCTCAAGGATCCGGCCTACCGGCTCTACGAGATGCGGCTGCGCCAGGAGCTGGCGCGCTCCAAGTCCCAGCTACCCCGCCACATAGCCGTGCTGTGCGACGGCAACCGACGCTGGGCTCGTGATGCTGGTCACGATGATGTTGCCTACGGGTACCTGATGGGTGCGGCCAAGATCGCCGAAATGCTGCGCTGGTGTGCAGAATCCGGCATCGAGATGGCCACCGTCTACCTGTTGTCCACTGAAAATTTGCAGCGTGATCCGGACGAATTGTCATCGCTGATCGAGATCATCACCGACGTCGTCGAACAGATCTGCGCACCCGCCAACCGCTGGAGCGTGCGGACCGTCGGCGATCTCGAACTGCTCGGTGAGGAACCGGCCAAGCGGCTGCGCGACGCCGTCGACAGCACCGCCTCGCTGGCCGCGGCGGCGTCGTTTCACGTCAACGTCGCCGTCGGCTACGGCGGGCGGCAAGAGATCGTCGACGCGGTGCGGGCGCTACTGAGTAAGCAGCTCGCTAACGGTGCCAGCGCGGAGAAGCTGATCGAGGCCGTCACGATCGACGGGATCTCGGAGAACCTCTACACCTCGGGTCAGCCCGACCCCGATCTGGTGATCCGGACCTCGGGGGAGCAGCGCCTGTCCGGGTTCCTGTTGTGGCAGAGCGCCTACTCGGAGATGTGGTTCACCGAGGCGCATTGGCCGGCGTTCCGTAAGGTCGATTTCCTGCGCGCGCTGCGCGCCTACAGCCGCAGACACCGCCGATTCGGCATGTGA
- the coaA gene encoding type I pantothenate kinase: protein MARLSEPSPYVEFDRSQWRSLRMSTPLKLTEDELVGLRGLGEQVDLLEVEEVYLPLARLIHLQVAARQRLFAATSEFLGEPQQSPDRPVPFIIGVAGSVAVGKSTTARVLQALLARWEHHPRVDLVTTDGFLYPNAELSRRNLMHRKGFPESYNRRALMRFVTTVRSGADQVCAPVYSHLIYDIVPGEKHIVTHPDILILEGLNVLQTGPTLMVSDLFDFSVYVDARIEDIEQWYVNRFLAMRAGAFANPASHFHHYAGLTDNQAVAAARDIWSSINRPNLIENILPTRPRATLVLRKDADHSINRLRLRKL from the coding sequence ATGGCGCGGCTGAGTGAACCCAGCCCTTACGTCGAGTTCGACCGGAGTCAATGGCGTTCACTGCGCATGTCGACCCCGTTGAAGCTGACGGAGGACGAACTGGTTGGGCTGCGCGGTCTGGGTGAGCAGGTCGACCTGCTCGAGGTCGAAGAGGTCTACCTGCCGCTGGCCCGGTTGATCCACCTGCAGGTGGCCGCCCGACAGCGGCTGTTCGCGGCGACCTCGGAATTCCTCGGCGAACCGCAGCAGAGTCCGGACCGTCCGGTGCCATTCATCATCGGCGTCGCGGGCAGTGTGGCCGTCGGTAAGTCCACCACCGCGCGCGTGCTGCAGGCGCTGCTGGCCCGCTGGGAGCACCACCCCCGCGTCGACCTCGTCACGACCGACGGCTTCCTCTACCCCAACGCCGAGTTGTCTCGTCGAAACTTGATGCACCGCAAGGGTTTTCCGGAGAGCTACAACCGTCGCGCATTGATGCGGTTTGTGACGACGGTGAGATCCGGCGCCGACCAGGTGTGCGCCCCGGTGTACTCACACCTGATCTACGACATCGTGCCCGGCGAGAAACATATCGTCACCCACCCGGACATCCTGATCCTGGAGGGGCTCAACGTTTTGCAGACAGGGCCGACCCTGATGGTGTCGGACCTGTTCGACTTCTCGGTGTACGTCGATGCCCGCATCGAGGACATCGAGCAGTGGTACGTCAACCGCTTCCTGGCCATGCGGGCCGGCGCCTTCGCCAATCCCGCGTCGCACTTCCACCACTACGCGGGATTGACCGACAACCAGGCCGTCGCGGCCGCCCGCGATATCTGGAGTTCCATCAACCGGCCGAACCTGATCGAGAACATCCTGCCGACCCGTCCGCGGGCAACGCTGGTGTTACGCAAGGACGCCGACCACTCGATCAATCGGTTGCGGCTGCGGAAGCTCTAG
- a CDS encoding DUF885 domain-containing protein — translation MHPGTLICDYLTLGLRFDRIEEGYVDSFTGDPELRRAVADEPAPEPAELAREADRLLAELPQVPREAGFTDQRADFIGAHLRALAFSARKFAGEQVGFVDEVRNYFDVEISRGDPERYRAAHARIDEVLGGSGPLVERMEAHRRADEIPPDRLEECMHAFSSALRDTVRATYPLPDAETIVYEVVTDKPWSGFNYYEGNYRSTVAVNADLKQQMANLPRLVAHESYPGHHTEHCRKEAGLVAGLDQQEQTIFLVNTPQCLMAEGLADLALHAVVGAGWGSWASEIYADLGLRFDGERAEALSEATAALADVRQDAALMLHDEHRDVDDVVAFLQRWLLVDDTRARQMLRFLSSPLWRAYTSTYVEGYRLLRTWLDDRPAGVGLTERFGRLLDEPLIPSALRAV, via the coding sequence ATGCATCCCGGCACCCTCATCTGCGACTACCTGACCCTCGGTTTGCGCTTCGACCGCATCGAAGAGGGCTACGTCGACTCCTTTACCGGCGACCCCGAATTGCGCCGCGCGGTCGCCGATGAACCCGCTCCCGAGCCGGCCGAGCTGGCTCGCGAGGCCGACCGGCTGCTGGCCGAGCTGCCGCAGGTGCCGCGCGAGGCCGGCTTCACCGACCAGCGTGCGGACTTCATCGGCGCGCACCTGCGGGCGCTGGCGTTTTCGGCGCGCAAGTTCGCCGGTGAGCAGGTCGGTTTCGTCGACGAGGTGCGCAACTATTTCGACGTCGAGATCAGCCGCGGCGACCCCGAGCGCTATCGCGCCGCGCACGCCCGCATCGACGAGGTGCTTGGCGGCAGCGGCCCGCTGGTCGAGCGGATGGAGGCCCACCGGCGCGCCGACGAGATCCCACCCGACCGTCTGGAGGAATGCATGCACGCGTTCTCCAGCGCGCTGCGCGATACCGTCCGCGCGACGTACCCGCTGCCGGACGCCGAGACCATCGTCTATGAGGTGGTCACCGACAAACCGTGGTCGGGGTTCAACTACTACGAGGGCAACTACCGCTCGACGGTGGCGGTCAATGCCGATCTCAAGCAGCAGATGGCCAACCTGCCGCGGCTGGTGGCCCACGAGTCCTATCCGGGTCACCACACCGAACACTGCCGCAAGGAGGCCGGGCTGGTGGCCGGCCTGGATCAGCAGGAGCAGACGATCTTCCTGGTGAATACCCCCCAGTGCCTGATGGCCGAGGGGCTGGCGGATCTGGCGCTGCACGCCGTGGTGGGGGCAGGCTGGGGGAGCTGGGCTTCGGAGATCTATGCCGATCTGGGGCTGCGGTTCGACGGCGAGCGCGCCGAAGCCTTGTCCGAGGCCACGGCGGCGCTGGCCGATGTGCGCCAGGACGCGGCGCTGATGCTGCATGACGAACACCGCGACGTCGATGACGTCGTCGCCTTCCTGCAGCGCTGGCTGCTGGTCGACGATACCCGGGCCCGGCAGATGCTGCGATTCCTGTCCTCGCCGCTGTGGCGGGCCTACACGAGCACCTACGTCGAGGGCTACCGGCTGCTGCGGACCTGGCTCGACGACCGGCCCGCCGGGGTGGGGCTGACCGAGCGGTTCGGACGACTGCTCGACGAGCCGCTGATCCCCTCGGCGTTGCGCGCCGTTTGA
- a CDS encoding glycine hydroxymethyltransferase, whose protein sequence is MTADSTISTHAPAPGADYAATASEAYRAALEVIESVEPRIAAATRKELADQRDSLKLIASENYASPAVLLTMGTWFSDKYAEGTVGHRFYAACQNVDTVEALAAEHARELFGAPYAYAQPHSGIDANLVAFWAILNTRIEAPALKDLGVKHVNDLSEAEWERLRARLGSQRLLGMSLDTGGHLTHGFRPNISGKMFHQRSYGTHPETGLIDYDAVRAAAREFKPLILVAGYSAYPRRINFATMREIADEVGATLMVDMAHFAGLVAGKVFIGDEDPVPHAHVTTTTTHKSLRGPRGGLVLATEEYAPAVDKGCPMVLGGPLSHVMAAKAVALAEARQPSFQAYAQRIADNAQAFAEGLLKRDARLVTGGTDNHLVLLDVQSFGLTGRQAESALLDAGVVTNRNSIPNDPNGAWYSSGIRFGTPALTTRGFGPAEFDRVAELVVDVLSNTEADGSSKAKYTLADGVADRVRAASAELLDANPLYPGLTL, encoded by the coding sequence ATGACCGCAGACTCGACGATTTCGACGCACGCGCCCGCCCCGGGCGCGGACTACGCAGCCACCGCCAGCGAGGCCTATCGCGCCGCGCTTGAGGTCATCGAATCAGTCGAGCCGCGGATCGCTGCGGCTACCCGTAAAGAGCTTGCCGATCAACGGGATTCGCTCAAACTGATCGCCAGCGAGAACTACGCCTCGCCGGCGGTGCTGCTGACCATGGGCACCTGGTTCTCCGATAAGTACGCCGAGGGCACCGTCGGGCACCGCTTCTATGCCGCATGCCAGAACGTCGACACCGTTGAGGCGCTGGCCGCCGAGCACGCTCGTGAGCTGTTCGGCGCGCCGTACGCCTACGCCCAGCCGCACTCCGGCATCGACGCCAACCTGGTCGCATTCTGGGCCATCCTGAACACCCGGATCGAAGCTCCTGCGCTCAAAGACCTCGGCGTCAAGCACGTCAACGATCTCTCCGAAGCCGAGTGGGAGCGCCTGCGCGCCCGGCTGGGCAGCCAGCGACTACTGGGCATGTCACTGGACACCGGCGGGCACCTTACCCACGGCTTCCGGCCCAATATCTCCGGCAAGATGTTCCACCAGCGCAGCTACGGCACCCACCCCGAAACCGGGCTGATCGACTATGACGCCGTCCGCGCCGCCGCCCGCGAGTTCAAGCCGCTGATCCTGGTGGCCGGCTATTCGGCCTACCCGCGGCGGATCAACTTCGCGACCATGCGCGAGATTGCCGACGAGGTGGGCGCCACCCTCATGGTCGACATGGCGCACTTCGCCGGCCTGGTCGCAGGCAAGGTCTTCATCGGCGACGAGGACCCGGTGCCGCACGCCCACGTCACCACCACGACCACGCACAAGTCCCTGCGCGGTCCGCGTGGCGGGCTGGTGCTGGCCACCGAGGAGTACGCACCTGCAGTCGACAAGGGCTGCCCGATGGTGCTCGGGGGCCCGCTGTCCCACGTCATGGCCGCCAAGGCCGTCGCGTTGGCCGAGGCGCGCCAGCCGTCGTTCCAGGCCTATGCCCAGCGGATCGCCGATAACGCCCAGGCATTCGCCGAGGGTCTGCTCAAGCGCGACGCCCGGCTGGTCACCGGCGGCACCGATAACCACCTGGTGCTGCTCGACGTGCAGAGCTTCGGGCTGACCGGCCGGCAGGCCGAGTCCGCCTTGCTCGACGCCGGCGTCGTCACCAACCGCAATTCGATTCCGAACGACCCCAACGGGGCCTGGTACTCCAGTGGCATCCGGTTCGGAACTCCGGCGCTGACCACGCGCGGGTTCGGACCGGCCGAGTTCGATCGGGTCGCCGAGCTGGTGGTCGACGTGCTGTCCAACACCGAGGCCGACGGCTCATCGAAAGCCAAGTACACCCTGGCCGACGGCGTCGCGGACCGCGTGCGTGCGGCGTCGGCCGAGCTCCTGGACGCCAACCCGCTGTACCCAGGTCTCACCCTCTAG
- a CDS encoding acyl-ACP desaturase gives MARKPVANALTLELEPIVANNLAQYLETADEWYGHDYVPFDQGENFAFLGGKDWDPSQVTLPSDIVDALEILLITKDNLAGYHRELVEHFILEDKWGRWLGRWTAEEHLHAIVLRNYLVVTRNFDPTADEDVRLAHVMRGYRADQFSQIETLVFMAFYERAHAVFARNLEARITDPVLKGLVGRIANDEERHEVFFANLVAHCVQTHRDSTINSINRRAVGFGVVGGDIIEYQEDKLPNVAKAGIFDLDASRQVISDRITAWGLGDEPVLKKFVRS, from the coding sequence ATGGCACGAAAACCTGTCGCGAATGCGCTGACCTTGGAGCTCGAGCCGATTGTGGCCAACAATCTGGCTCAGTATCTGGAGACCGCCGACGAGTGGTACGGCCACGATTACGTCCCGTTCGACCAGGGTGAGAACTTCGCGTTCCTGGGCGGTAAGGACTGGGATCCCTCACAGGTCACCCTGCCCTCCGATATCGTCGACGCCCTCGAGATCCTGCTGATCACCAAGGACAACCTCGCCGGCTATCACCGCGAGCTGGTCGAGCACTTCATCCTCGAGGACAAATGGGGCCGTTGGTTGGGCCGCTGGACCGCCGAAGAGCACCTGCACGCGATCGTGCTGCGCAACTACCTCGTGGTCACGCGCAACTTCGACCCGACCGCTGACGAGGACGTGCGCCTTGCGCACGTCATGCGCGGCTATCGGGCCGACCAGTTCAGCCAGATCGAGACGCTGGTGTTCATGGCGTTCTACGAGCGCGCGCATGCGGTGTTCGCCCGCAACCTCGAAGCGAGGATCACCGACCCCGTGCTGAAGGGTCTCGTCGGCCGGATTGCCAACGATGAGGAACGGCACGAAGTGTTCTTCGCCAATCTCGTGGCGCACTGCGTGCAAACTCATCGCGACTCGACGATCAACTCGATCAACCGCCGCGCGGTCGGGTTCGGCGTGGTCGGCGGTGACATCATCGAGTATCAGGAAGACAAGCTGCCGAACGTTGCGAAGGCCGGCATTTTCGACTTGGACGCCTCGCGTCAGGTGATCTCCGATCGCATCACGGCATGGGGCCTCGGCGACGAGCCCGTGCTGAAGAAATTCGTTCGCTCCTAG
- a CDS encoding PhoH family protein — protein sequence MTDSQSPIRTYVLDTSVLLSDPWACTRFAEHEVVVPLVVISELEAKRHHHELGWFARQALRLFDDLRLEHGRLDQPIPIGTEGGTLNVELNHSDQSVLPSGFRTENNDTRILTVAANLAAEGKRVTLVSKDIPLRVKAGAVGLLADEYHAQDVITSGWTGMTELDVAGEDVDTIFVDGEIDLDEARNMPCHTGVRLIGANSSALGRVNADKKVQLVRGDREVFGLRGRSAEQRVALDLLQDESVGIVSLGGKAGTGKSALALCAGLEAVLERRTQRKVVVFRPLYAVGGQELGYLPGSESDKMGPWAQAVFDTLEGLASPAVLEEVLSRGMLEVLPLTHIRGRSLHDSFVIVDEAQSLERNVLLTVLSRLGSGSRVVLTHDVAQRDNLRVGRHDGVAAVIEKLKGHPLFAHITLMRSERSPIAALVTEMLEEISPNALP from the coding sequence GTGACCGATTCGCAGTCGCCCATTCGGACGTACGTTCTCGACACCTCAGTCCTGTTGTCCGACCCGTGGGCGTGCACCCGGTTCGCCGAACACGAAGTGGTGGTACCACTCGTGGTCATCAGTGAATTGGAAGCCAAGCGTCACCATCACGAGTTGGGTTGGTTCGCCCGGCAGGCGCTGCGGTTGTTCGACGATCTCCGTCTGGAACACGGTCGCCTCGATCAACCCATTCCCATTGGGACAGAAGGCGGAACGCTGAATGTCGAGCTCAACCACAGCGACCAGTCGGTGCTGCCGTCCGGTTTCCGTACGGAGAATAACGACACTCGGATCCTGACGGTCGCCGCGAACCTGGCCGCCGAGGGCAAGCGAGTCACGTTGGTCAGCAAGGACATTCCGCTGCGGGTGAAGGCCGGTGCGGTAGGTCTGCTGGCCGATGAGTATCACGCCCAGGACGTGATCACCTCCGGCTGGACGGGCATGACGGAGCTCGATGTTGCCGGCGAGGATGTCGACACAATTTTCGTCGACGGTGAGATCGATCTTGACGAAGCGCGTAATATGCCGTGCCACACCGGCGTTCGGCTGATCGGCGCTAACTCCAGCGCGCTGGGCCGGGTGAACGCGGACAAGAAAGTCCAGCTGGTGCGGGGCGACCGCGAAGTGTTCGGCCTCCGGGGAAGGTCAGCCGAACAACGCGTCGCACTCGATCTGCTGCAGGACGAATCGGTGGGCATCGTGAGCCTCGGCGGCAAGGCGGGCACCGGTAAGTCGGCGCTGGCACTGTGCGCGGGCTTGGAGGCCGTGCTCGAGCGGCGCACCCAGCGCAAGGTCGTGGTGTTCCGGCCGCTGTACGCGGTCGGCGGCCAGGAGTTGGGTTATCTGCCGGGCAGCGAGAGCGACAAGATGGGCCCGTGGGCGCAGGCCGTCTTCGACACCCTCGAGGGTCTGGCCTCGCCGGCGGTGCTCGAGGAGGTGCTCTCCCGCGGGATGCTCGAGGTGCTGCCGTTGACGCACATCCGCGGTCGTTCGCTACACGACTCGTTCGTGATCGTGGATGAGGCGCAATCCCTGGAACGCAACGTGCTGCTGACCGTGTTGTCGCGGTTGGGTAGCGGGTCGCGCGTGGTACTGACCCACGATGTCGCACAGCGCGACAACCTGCGCGTCGGACGTCACGACGGGGTGGCCGCGGTGATCGAGAAGCTCAAGGGTCACCCGCTGTTCGCGCACATCACGTTGATGCGTAGCGAACGTTCACCGATCGCCGCACTGGTCACCGAGATGCTCGAGGAGATCAGCCCGAACGCCCTGCCCTGA
- a CDS encoding polysaccharide deacetylase family protein encodes MRRPPDSLSWSYLRTVIGVCAGVAVVVIGGFTGHVKVAKADSVDCSVVKCVALTFDDGPSPYTDRLLGILKDNDAKATFFAIGNKVAANPAGAKRVVDSGMELGSHTWEHPNMTAIPIEDVPAQFSKANDAIKAATGQTPVLWRPAGGLTNDAVNEIAAQYGLAAILWDVIPFDWMNDANTAATRYMLMTQIKPNSVVLFHDTYSSTVDLVEQFIPVLKANGYHLVTVTQMLGPRAPGSVYGSRDNGPPANALQDIPVADIPTLPATPSPKPMPNIPITDIPGANSGGPNNGA; translated from the coding sequence GTGCGGCGCCCACCCGACAGCCTGTCCTGGTCCTATTTGCGGACGGTGATCGGTGTCTGCGCGGGGGTGGCCGTCGTCGTCATCGGCGGTTTCACCGGCCACGTGAAGGTGGCCAAGGCCGATTCGGTGGACTGCTCGGTGGTCAAATGTGTGGCGTTGACGTTCGATGACGGGCCCTCGCCGTACACGGATCGGCTGCTGGGCATCCTCAAAGACAACGATGCCAAGGCCACGTTCTTCGCGATCGGTAACAAGGTGGCCGCCAACCCGGCGGGTGCCAAGCGGGTCGTCGACTCCGGAATGGAGCTCGGCAGCCACACCTGGGAACACCCGAACATGACGGCGATCCCGATCGAGGACGTGCCGGCGCAGTTCAGCAAGGCCAATGACGCGATCAAGGCCGCCACCGGGCAGACGCCAGTGCTGTGGCGGCCGGCCGGTGGGCTGACTAATGACGCCGTCAACGAGATCGCCGCCCAGTACGGATTGGCCGCGATCCTGTGGGACGTGATCCCGTTCGATTGGATGAACGACGCGAACACCGCCGCCACCCGCTACATGCTGATGACCCAGATCAAGCCTAACTCCGTCGTACTGTTCCACGACACCTATTCGTCGACCGTCGACCTTGTCGAGCAGTTCATCCCGGTGCTTAAAGCCAATGGCTATCACCTGGTGACCGTTACCCAGATGCTGGGGCCACGCGCGCCGGGCAGCGTTTACGGCTCGCGGGACAACGGCCCGCCGGCCAACGCGCTGCAGGACATTCCCGTCGCCGACATACCGACCCTGCCGGCGACCCCGTCGCCCAAGCCGATGCCGAACATTCCGATCACCGACATCCCCGGAGCCAATTCCGGCGGGCCCAACAACGGTGCTTAG
- a CDS encoding cation:proton antiporter domain-containing protein, translating into MLVLGYAVVSGLVNRWYVVPALIFVGLGMLFGPFGFNLLDAGPRTTGFTVLAQLALTVILFNQAAKLDPAKVFRRGHVTFRLLVIGITLTLVLGTLTAAVLLSVLLWWEAAVPWPSP; encoded by the coding sequence ATGCTGGTTTTGGGCTATGCCGTCGTATCGGGCTTGGTGAATCGCTGGTATGTGGTGCCCGCACTGATCTTCGTCGGGCTCGGAATGCTGTTCGGCCCCTTCGGTTTCAACCTCCTGGATGCCGGTCCGCGCACCACCGGCTTCACGGTCCTGGCGCAGCTGGCGCTGACCGTGATCCTGTTCAATCAAGCGGCCAAACTGGACCCGGCCAAGGTGTTTCGACGGGGGCACGTCACGTTCCGGCTGCTGGTGATCGGTATAACACTGACGCTGGTCCTCGGGACGTTGACCGCCGCGGTGCTGTTGTCGGTGCTGCTCTGGTGGGAGGCGGCGGTGCCCTGGCCGTCGCCCTGA
- a CDS encoding class II fumarate hydratase — MSTDSVVEGEYRIEHDTMGEVRVPINALWRAQTQRAVENFPISFRGLERTQIRALGLLKAACAQVNKDLGKLSAEKADAIIAAAGEIADGLHDDQFPIDVFQTGSGTSSNMNANEVIASIAERNGVTVHPNDDVNMSQSSNDTFPTATHIAATEAAVRHLIPALEVLHESLANKARQWRTVVKSGRTHLMDAVPVTLGQEFGGYARQVEAGIERVKATLPRLGELAIGGTAVGTGLNAPDGFGAKVVEVLVAQTGLAELRTAKDSFEAQAARDGLVEASGALKTIAASLTKIANDVRWMGSGPLTGLGELALPDLQPGSSIMPGKVNPVLPEAVTQVAAQVIGNDAAITVGGLSGAFELNVYIPVMARNLLESFTLLSNVSKLFAAKCIDGLVANEAHLRELAESSPSIVTPLNSAIGYEEAAKVAKQALKEKKTIRQTVIDRGLIGDKLSEAELDKRLDVLAMAKVKDGD; from the coding sequence ATGAGCACCGACAGTGTGGTCGAGGGCGAATACCGCATCGAGCACGACACCATGGGCGAGGTCCGGGTTCCGATCAACGCCTTGTGGCGAGCCCAGACCCAGCGTGCGGTCGAGAACTTTCCAATCTCTTTCCGCGGGCTCGAGCGCACCCAGATCCGCGCGCTCGGCTTGCTGAAAGCCGCTTGCGCACAGGTCAACAAGGATCTGGGCAAGCTCTCCGCGGAGAAGGCCGACGCCATCATCGCCGCCGCCGGCGAGATCGCCGACGGGCTGCACGACGACCAGTTCCCCATCGACGTGTTCCAGACCGGTTCGGGCACCAGCTCCAATATGAACGCCAACGAGGTGATCGCCTCGATCGCTGAGCGCAACGGCGTCACGGTGCACCCCAATGACGATGTGAACATGTCGCAGTCATCCAATGACACCTTCCCGACAGCCACGCACATCGCAGCGACGGAAGCCGCGGTGCGGCACCTGATTCCGGCGCTCGAGGTGCTTCACGAATCGCTGGCCAACAAGGCCCGGCAGTGGCGCACGGTCGTCAAGAGCGGACGCACCCACCTGATGGATGCCGTCCCGGTCACCCTGGGACAGGAGTTCGGCGGCTACGCCCGCCAGGTCGAGGCTGGCATCGAGCGCGTGAAGGCCACCCTCCCCCGCCTCGGCGAGTTGGCGATCGGCGGCACCGCGGTCGGCACCGGCCTCAACGCCCCCGACGGTTTCGGCGCTAAGGTCGTCGAGGTGCTCGTCGCGCAGACCGGCCTGGCCGAATTGCGCACCGCGAAGGACTCTTTCGAAGCTCAAGCCGCCCGCGATGGGCTGGTCGAGGCCTCCGGCGCGCTGAAGACCATCGCGGCGTCGCTGACCAAGATCGCCAACGATGTCCGTTGGATGGGCTCGGGCCCGCTGACCGGCCTCGGCGAGCTTGCCCTGCCCGACCTGCAGCCGGGCAGCTCGATCATGCCGGGCAAGGTCAATCCCGTTCTCCCCGAGGCTGTCACGCAGGTGGCCGCCCAGGTCATCGGCAATGATGCCGCCATCACCGTCGGCGGCTTGTCAGGCGCGTTCGAGCTGAATGTGTACATCCCGGTGATGGCGCGCAACCTGCTCGAATCGTTCACGCTGCTGTCCAACGTGTCGAAGTTGTTCGCCGCCAAGTGTATTGACGGCCTGGTGGCCAATGAGGCGCACCTGCGCGAGCTGGCCGAGTCCTCCCCCTCAATCGTGACCCCGCTGAACTCGGCGATCGGTTACGAAGAGGCAGCGAAGGTCGCCAAACAGGCCCTCAAGGAGAAGAAGACGATCCGCCAGACTGTCATCGACCGCGGCTTGATCGGCGACAAGCTCTCCGAAGCCGAACTCGACAAGCGTCTGGACGTGCTGGCGATGGCGAAGGTCAAAGACGGCGACTAG
- the glpX gene encoding class II fructose-bisphosphatase: protein MPEARRREAPDRNLALELVRVTEAGAMAAGRWVGRGDKEGGDGAAVDAMRELVNSVSMRGVVVIGEGEKDNAPMLYNGEEVGNGDGPDCDFAVDPVDGTTLMSKGMPNAISVLAVAERGAMFDPSAVFYMNKIAGGPDVADFIDITSPIAANIQRIAKVRKASVSDITVCILDRPRHTKLMAEVREAGARIRLISDGDVAGAISACRPESGTDLLAGIGGTPEGIITAAAIRCMGGEIQAQLAPTDDAERQKAIDRGHDLDRVLTTRDLVAGENVFFCATGVTDGDLLKGVRYFGGGCTTQSIVMRSKSGTVRMIDAYHRLSKLNEYSAVDFTGDKTAAYPLP, encoded by the coding sequence ATGCCTGAAGCCCGTCGCCGTGAAGCGCCCGACCGCAACCTAGCCCTCGAATTGGTTCGGGTGACCGAGGCGGGTGCCATGGCCGCCGGCCGCTGGGTGGGCCGCGGCGATAAGGAGGGCGGCGACGGCGCGGCTGTCGACGCCATGCGCGAGCTGGTCAACTCGGTGTCGATGCGCGGTGTCGTGGTCATCGGCGAGGGCGAGAAGGACAACGCCCCGATGCTCTACAACGGCGAAGAGGTAGGCAACGGCGACGGGCCGGACTGCGATTTCGCCGTTGACCCGGTGGACGGCACGACCCTGATGAGCAAGGGCATGCCCAACGCCATCTCCGTACTGGCGGTAGCCGAGCGCGGCGCAATGTTCGACCCGTCGGCGGTGTTCTATATGAACAAGATCGCGGGCGGCCCCGACGTCGCCGACTTCATCGACATCACGTCCCCGATAGCGGCCAACATCCAGCGCATCGCCAAGGTGCGCAAAGCGTCGGTTTCCGACATCACCGTCTGCATCCTGGACCGGCCCCGGCACACCAAGCTGATGGCCGAGGTTCGCGAGGCCGGCGCCCGGATCCGGCTGATCTCCGACGGCGACGTCGCCGGCGCGATCTCGGCCTGCCGCCCCGAGTCCGGCACCGACCTGCTGGCCGGTATCGGCGGCACCCCCGAGGGCATCATCACCGCTGCCGCCATCCGCTGTATGGGTGGTGAGATCCAGGCTCAGCTGGCGCCCACCGACGACGCCGAGCGCCAGAAGGCCATCGACCGCGGCCACGATCTGGATCGGGTGCTGACCACCCGGGACCTCGTCGCCGGCGAGAACGTCTTCTTCTGCGCCACCGGGGTCACCGACGGCGACCTGCTCAAGGGCGTCCGTTACTTCGGCGGCGGCTGCACCACGCAGTCGATCGTCATGCGCAGCAAGTCCGGCACCGTCCGGATGATCGATGCCTACCACCGGCTTTCGAAGCTCAATGAATACTCCGCGGTGGATTTCACCGGGGACAAGACCGCTGCATATCCACTTCCGTAA